The DNA segment TGGATGCACTTGAACTCGCGGATCTCCAGCTTGACCGGCTTGGACACGCCGTGCAGAGTCAGCACGCCATCGACTTCGGTCGGCACATCGCCGTTGAACTTGGAGAACTTGCCCTTGTAGGTGGCTTCGGGGAAGGCTTCGACGTTGAACATGTCGGGGCCCTTCACGTGCTGGTTCAGCTTGCTGTTGCCGAAGTCGACCGAGGCGGGATCGATCTTGATATCCACCGAGCCGGTCTTCGCGGCACGGTCCAGCGTCACCACGCCGCTCGACTTTTCGAACTTGCCGCGCCAGGTCGACAGGCCGCCCAGGTGGTCGGCTTCGAAGCTCGGGTACGTGTGGGTGGGATCGAGGTTGTAGGTCACCGTGTTGGCGGATGCGACGCCGACGGCGGACAGGGCCGCGACAGCGGCGAGGATGGTGCGCAATTTCATAAGAGCTCCCGGCAAAAAGTTGGGGATGAACAGCAAAGGAATGGCTGGGAAGATGGGCGCCGCGCGCTTACTTCTTGGCCAAGGTCACGATACGGAATTTGATCTGGACATCGTCGGCCACGACGGAAGTGTCCTTCCATTCGCCGTCGCCGATGTTGTACACGGTACGCTTGATCGGCAGCACGCCTTCAAACACCTGGCCACCGGCATCCTGGCGATAGCTTGCCGGAATCACGACGTCCTGGGTCTTGCCTTTGATGGTGAGCTTGCCTGCCACCTCATACTTGCCGGCGGCGCCGGCCTTGATGCTGGTCGACTGGAACACCGCCTTGGGGTACTTGGCCGCGTCGAACCAGTCGCGTCCCTTGACCTCCTTGGTGGTCTCGGCGTCGCCGATCTCGAAGCTGGACACGTCGATCTCGACCTTGGCCGAGGATGTTGCCAGCTTGGCGGGATCGAACGCGACGGTGGCGTCGAATTTCTTGAACTTGCCCTCCATCGGCACGCCGATCTGGCGGGCCGTCGCGGTGACCGAGCTCTTGGCCGCGTCGACCTGGGCCCAGGCGTAGTTGGCTGCGATGCCGGCGGTGGCCAGCGTGGCTGCCATCAGGAGCGCGCTCGGGCGGGGAATGCGTTTCATTAAAAACTCCTGTCGCTAAGAGGGCCTTGCGGCCCTCGGTCATTTGTCGGTTTGCCGGTATGTCGGTACGTCGGCTTACTTGAGGAACGGCAGCATGCGCGCCAGCGTGCCATCGCGTTCGATGAACTGATGCTTGATGGCAGCCGCCGCATGCACTACGACGATCACGGCCATCAGGTAGTTCAGCCAGATGTGGACCAGCTTGAGGATTTCCTTGAGCGCATCGCTCTTCTCGATCAGCGCGGGCAGCTGCCAGATGCCCAGGTAGACCACGGGAACCCCTGAAGCCGAGCTGTACAGGTAGCCCGTGATGGGCACCACCACGATCAGCGCGTAGAGCAGCAGGTGCGCCGCGTGCGCGGCCTTGGCCTGCCAGGCCGGAGTGCCCGCGGCCGGTGCCGGCGCGCGGTGGGTGGCGCGCCACAGCACGCGCAGCACCGCGATGGCAAAGACGGTCACGCCGATCCACTTGTGCCAGGAAAACAGCTTGAGCTTGAGCATCGACAAGCCCGGGATGCTGGTCATGTACAGGCCCAGCCCGAAGGCGGCGAAGATCAGCAGCGCGATGATCCAGTGCAGGCCGATCGCCGTGGCTCCATAGGCGGACGTCGGCTGCGGCGCTGCGGCAGCGCCGGCGTGGGCGCCGGCTTTGGCTTGGGAATGCATGGATAAGGACCCCTGCCCTTGCGGGCGTTTCACAATCTTTTACTGAACGGCAATTGCTGCTGCTCCTTGAATTCTCGCATTATTGTGCGGCAGGCAGGTTGCGGAACGGTCTGAAATTCATGGAATCATTCAAACCATTTGAAGTGACATTACGCCGCAGCCGGCAAGCCGTGCCCGCGCTGGCCGCCCAACAACAAAAAAGCCATCCGCAGGGATGGCTTTTTTTGCAACGCGCCGGCCGGCAGGCCGGAAGAATCACACGCGCTCGGCG comes from the Cupriavidus basilensis genome and includes:
- a CDS encoding YceI family protein, which translates into the protein MKLRTILAAVAALSAVGVASANTVTYNLDPTHTYPSFEADHLGGLSTWRGKFEKSSGVVTLDRAAKTGSVDIKIDPASVDFGNSKLNQHVKGPDMFNVEAFPEATYKGKFSKFNGDVPTEVDGVLTLHGVSKPVKLEIREFKCIQHPMLKREACGADAVGTFNRADFGIDYGVKMGFKPEVKLAIQVEGVKAD
- a CDS encoding YceI family protein, which encodes MKRIPRPSALLMAATLATAGIAANYAWAQVDAAKSSVTATARQIGVPMEGKFKKFDATVAFDPAKLATSSAKVEIDVSSFEIGDAETTKEVKGRDWFDAAKYPKAVFQSTSIKAGAAGKYEVAGKLTIKGKTQDVVIPASYRQDAGGQVFEGVLPIKRTVYNIGDGEWKDTSVVADDVQIKFRIVTLAKK
- a CDS encoding cytochrome b, giving the protein MHSQAKAGAHAGAAAAPQPTSAYGATAIGLHWIIALLIFAAFGLGLYMTSIPGLSMLKLKLFSWHKWIGVTVFAIAVLRVLWRATHRAPAPAAGTPAWQAKAAHAAHLLLYALIVVVPITGYLYSSASGVPVVYLGIWQLPALIEKSDALKEILKLVHIWLNYLMAVIVVVHAAAAIKHQFIERDGTLARMLPFLK